DNA from Pelodiscus sinensis isolate JC-2024 chromosome 1, ASM4963464v1, whole genome shotgun sequence:
tttgctctgcatctccctggtccaggagacgctgagcaaagccgctgaggacccggccagacccacggcgcttccagctgatctggaagcggccatgggtccggccccgggtcctccgccgctttgctccccatctccctggtctactggctcccccagcagaccagggagacagggagcagcttttctcgccccggaggaggcgggcggcggaaccaggcgtcccgccgctccagtcctccggggtgagaaatccccgttcataactgcggatccgacataagtcggatccacgtaactcggggactgcgtGTATATCatattctcattctctctctctctctatctctcacCTCCATACCTGCAGGATCAAAGCCAGCTGCTAATATCAGACCTTTTTGCACTTTAGgttagggaatgaacagaacagctcATTCTTGGGTATGTCATGAATTCAAACAGGGTATACCCCTGCAAGAACGTCTTGCCTGGATGCAAGTTGGAGAAACAATGGGAGATTAATACATGAAGAAGGGACTGCAAGAGCATGGGCTCGTGGATCAGAGAGAGTTTGAGAGTGAGGGAGAGAGCTTGGTAAGGGAATAGACCACTACATTTAAGTGCTGAGTGTTAGATCAGGTTGAGGTGGgtggaaggaggggaaagaatGTTGGCAAAGAACCTGGATCTGCTTGAACtgagaggaggcagggaagggaaaaTGTGGCTGTGCGGAGTATTTTACATGATTCAGTGTGCTGAATGCTCTAAAATCTCAGCTCCTTGAAAACTTGTGTGCTGATCTCCTGACTTTTCATCTAAGCACACTTTTCCTAAAAGGTAGCTTCTGATTTGCTTTTACTCTTTGAGCATTTTCAAAGTAGCTATATCTTATCAACTTAGCCTCAATATAAATTATAGAATATCCGACTCCAAATCAGTGAAGAAACACCATTGTGTGTAGAAACTGGGGTGCTTCTATGTGTCAGGAAGAAAGAAGTGGGATAATAGAAATGATCCCTCTGCCCTGGGATTGCATTGTTGTTAATTAAAATGTAAACCAACTCCCATTAAAAGTCAATGGAACCATTCTCAGagacttaatggctgtgtctagactggccagtctttccggaaaatcagccacttttctggaaaaacttgccagctgtctacactggccacttgaatttccgcaaaagcactgacaatctcatgtaagattgtcagtgttcttgcggaaatactgtgctgctcctatttgggcaaaagtccttttgcgcaaaacttttgcgcaaaagggccagtgtagacagcccagatttgttttctgcaaaaaagccccgatcgcgaaaatgggatcgggctttttttgcggaaaagcacgtctagtttggccatggatgcttttccgcaaaaagtgcttttgcggaaaagcgttcttgccaatctagacgctctgttccgaaaatgcttttaacggaaaacttttccattaaaagcatttccggaaaatcatgccagtctagacgtagccaatgagttgTTATATATTTAACTTCATTGTTGCTTTCCAAAGAAGTTTTACTTATGCATATCAGTAGAATATCAGAGAAAGTATACATTAGTTTGACTTACATCCTGATTCCTCCACCTTTTCATAATCAAATAACTTGCTAAGTCATGTATTTCCTATAAATTAGCTATCTTGATTGGATCTTAATAGTTGCCTTATTTACACCAGATTTTTTTCCCAACCTAGAGATGACAGAAATGGTGTGGGCCTTGTTCTTCTATGTTGATATTGTACACCTCATAGTTACAGCTCAGACATACATGGTGTAGATGACAGGTAGAAATCTTTTGCAGGCTTTGTGCACAGCTTAAAATTTGAGGAGACTGAATCACAGTTTGTCTCAGAGCTCTCAAAGTCTGTGGGAATCCATATAGCTGTCCAGGTACACTCCCCAACCCAGAAGAGAGGTATCCATAACAAGTGACTTTGTGGTAGATGGGGGATCAGAGGGCACCCTATGCACAGTCTCTTTGCTTTCCCAATAGGTAAGCAATTCTAGAATATTTTGACAGATTTAGATTTGCTTGCCCATCTCTGCTCAGACCATAGAATTCATAACCACACAAAGAAGCATCAAAGATGGGCCTGACACTttgaggcagaaggtggaggcctgcaagagactgtAAAATAGCCTGTTACAAAAGACTTTGGGTTTTTCAGAAATCCCTAAGGTCACAGATGCCCTGGCCTTGGATTGGTATCGTTGCCACCACCCCAATGCAAAAACCCAGGCAGATACATTTGGGAATTTCTTATTATGTGGTAGCTCTTTAGCTCTCATGCTGGAGAAAGCTTAAGTCTGTGATTTTTCTTTATAGTTGGCCATGCAGTCATAAGTGCATACAcccagaacctcctgccttctaggacacaggcaTCAGATCATGGTCGtaaaaaaaggttatttttattaacaaagaaaacatacttggtgaaacattacttggttgctaggcATTACAGAACAATTGAAACAAGGAAggttaaaacacagagaattgcttcctggGGGTTCTGTTAGGAGAGTTACAGTTTAAGGGGGTAGTTACATGTGCTCTGTACAGAACTCCAAAAACAAAGAGTAGCCTGATCACATCTCACTTATTCTACtcatatctgttgttccaagatTAGTTTAGTCTTTCCCTAGGCATGTATGTCATTGGCTACTCCATGCTATGTTCCTAACTCAGTTTGTCTCCTAGCTGTCCTCTGGTCATGCAAAGGGTAGAACAGGAAGGTCACTACTCCTAATTTAAAAATGCATGTTCTGTATTCATTGGTCCTCTGGGCTTTCTGCCAACTCATGTATGCTTCTCTAGCCTTCCTGGAGATTCTAGAATCCACTGTCTGTAGTTTTAACCCTTTCAGGCAATCTGGTTTACTGAATACCTGGAATGTTAAGATCAGAAGGCACAAAAGTTAAAAAAGTTAACATTTTATAActgttaaaacacacacacattgtcaaTATCACACAGCAAAACATAAAGGAAATACCCTCAGCTCACTCAAATTCTCAAGAGGCATTTTTCTTTGCCTATCTGCAAATTTTGATTGTGTCAGATGGAAATATTCATTtgatctgtgtgtggggggaaatcAATGTTTACTGACATGATCTAGTCTTTCCAAGACTtataatatatagatagatagatagattagatagataacAGAGAGTTACAAATGACCCAAACAACTTCTCCTTTAGCCACTTATGGAGGCACTAATGGAGGAACTAATGTCCACCACTGCAAATTAAAACATTGAAGAGAAAACTCACAAAGCAGCTAGACATAAGCATGCTTGGTTTGGGCTTTCGTTTCCATGTATTCAGAGTTGGGCAGTCCATGGCAAGCATGTGATGAATACTTCCCTCTTCGGTGTTTGTCACCACGACGGTAAAAGCTACAAAATAGTGCTCCTCCAATAATGAGCAATGCTGAGCTCAACCAGCCTAAATAGAGGGCAGCTCCCAGTTCTCGTTTGTGGCCTGCGTGGATTGCTGGATTATAGAAGTCTCTAATGATGTTGTAGGCAGTCCAAGACACAGGTATCAGAACTAGAATCCCAGATATGATAAAaatgctcccagctgccagcagaATGATACTCCTGACTCGGTTGTTATCCCCAACACACCGAGTACATTTCATGCCAGTAATGGTTAACAGAAAGCCAATAACAGAGAGTATCACAGCAACACACATCAGTCCTCTGGATACTTCTAAAACAGGTGGGAGCGCTAGCACAGTGTCATAGTATTTACACTGCATCTTGATGTGGACTTGATAGACACAATTCTTCCATAGCCCTTCCCAAATGTTTTCAAATATCACAATGTTACCTCCAATGAAAGCAGACACTCTCCACTGAGGCATTGCAGCGACTGCAAAAGCCCCAATCATGCCGAGGCCTCCAAATATTAGGCCTATAACTTGCAGTGCAAAAGGAGCCATATTCCTTCAAGAGAAGCACACCCCCAAAAAAAGTATACAGAGAGGTATTTCCAAAATAGGTTTTCTTGGAGATAAAACAGAGCGAGAATCGTTCCTGTAATATTTTGCTGGTGTGTCAAAATGACTTCGAAGCAGCTTCAGTTTGTATTACTGATGTTCAGATAGGCAGCAGTCCATGCCTGACTAAAGAGAAGGACCTGGTATTTATTTGCCTTTATATTTGAAAGACCTCTGACTAGAGCACTTCACAATCAGGCCTGACAGCTTTCCAGCCAATGAGAGGCTAGATACACCCTATCTAGTAATATCATACTTGACTTCACTGCTCATTAGTGATGCTATAATTAAGTGTGTGACAGGGTCCCCATTATTGAAAGCAAATTATAGGGTTAATTATTCCACAACGAAACTGCTTCTGTGTTGTGTTGAAACACagaacataagggctgtgtctacactggcaagttattccggaaaatcagccgcttttctggaaaaacttgccagctgtctacactggctgcttgaatttctgtaaaagtactgatgatctaatgtaaaatcatcagtgcttttctggaaaaactatgctgctcctgttcgggcaaaagtctttttccggaaaactgttccggaaaagggccagtgtagtcagcacagtagtgttttccgcaaaaagccccgatcgtgaaaatgatgatctgggcttttttgtggaaaagcgcgtctagattggccacgtgtgcttttccggaagacgtgcttttccggaaaagcgtcctgccaatctagacgcgcttttctggaaatacttttaatggaaaaccttttccattaaaagcatttccagaaaatcatgtcagtgtagacgtagccaaggtgttagTGCAGGACTTAATTTCTATCATGTACAATATTCAGATGAGTACAATTATTTCTATGATGAAAGCTAAAATTGGATTTTAAGTGTGATTTACATGTTTCTGGCACTCCACTAgatggaaaaatatttaaaaaagaaaaacctagAAGGCACTTAACAGTGGCTCCTGATGTTGATGGAATTAGGTACAGTAGGCTCAAGAGCTGTAATCAACATCAAAGTTTTACTTAAACAGATGCATAATTCATAAGGATGCCAAAACAAGTAGCTGGCATCATttcatagcttttttttttcatttggt
Protein-coding regions in this window:
- the LOC102448492 gene encoding claudin-8-like; its protein translation is MAPFALQVIGLIFGGLGMIGAFAVAAMPQWRVSAFIGGNIVIFENIWEGLWKNCVYQVHIKMQCKYYDTVLALPPVLEVSRGLMCVAVILSVIGFLLTITGMKCTRCVGDNNRVRSIILLAAGSIFIISGILVLIPVSWTAYNIIRDFYNPAIHAGHKRELGAALYLGWLSSALLIIGGALFCSFYRRGDKHRRGKYSSHACHGLPNSEYMETKAQTKHAYV